From the genome of Papaver somniferum cultivar HN1 chromosome 2, ASM357369v1, whole genome shotgun sequence, one region includes:
- the LOC113350844 gene encoding uncharacterized protein LOC113350844: MGGLGVKSLRLTSKELKGKWIWRYTKENKALWRKVVQLNFKNDIKLLLPIDDGKPHGRELKNGKGIKFWLDKWTTNGPLKNTYPVIFKDCSVKIASIADMIQNGRLYIKIKRNLSQQEQLKWNLLCNELGPIPDFVEEEDTVYVMDEYNVEKGYEIQLHDNTVFKFEKNLWRKDIPPKVSFMLWTNFHNSLPSLSMLSHRGVDIDNTLCNNCNREEDTTDHMFLHCDAKEAWAHFIQACHVSATAHATVLDLFIYWNGIVLQGRCKRVWDKIIYVVLWHQ; encoded by the exons ATGGGTGGTCTAGGGGTGAAGAGTTTGAGATTGACAAGCAAGGAATTAAAAGGGAAGTGGATTTGGAGATATACAAAGGAGAATAAAGCTTTATGGAGAAAAGTGGTGCAACTAAATTTTAAGAATGATATTAAGTTGCTACTTCCTATTGATGATGGTAAACCACATGGAAGAGAA TTGAAGAATGGAAAGGGTATAAAGTTTTGGTTGGACAAATGGACTACCAATGGTCCATTAAAGAACACATATCCTGTAATATTTAAAGATTGTAGTGTTAAAATAGCTTCAATTGCAGATATGATTCAGAATGGAAGATTATATAtcaaaattaaaagaaatttGTCTCAGCAAGAACAACTAAAGTGGAACTTGTTATGTAATGAGTTGGGTCCTATACCTGATtttgtggaagaagaagatacgGTTTATGTGATGGATGAGTATAATGTGGAGAAGGGATATGAAATCCAGTTGCATGACAATACAGTTTTTAAGTTTGAGAAGAATTTGTGGAGAAAGGATATACCACCTAAGGTAAGTTTCATGCTCTGGACCAATTTTCATAATTCGTTGCCATCTTTGAGCATGCTTAGTCATAGGGGTGTCGACATTGATAATACTCTTTGCAATAATTGTAATAGGGAGGAGGATACAACTGATCATATGTTTCTTCATTGCGATGCGAAAGAGGCATGGGCTCACTTCATTCAAGCTTGTCATGTTTCAGCTACTGCTCATGCAACTGTTCTGGATTTATTTATATATTGGAATGGAATAGTTTTACAAGGAAGATGTAAGAGAGTGTGGGATAAGATAATTTATGTTGTTCTATGGCATCAATGA